The Salvelinus fontinalis isolate EN_2023a chromosome 31, ASM2944872v1, whole genome shotgun sequence genome has a window encoding:
- the adtrp1 gene encoding androgen dependent TFPI regulating protein 1, whose translation MATTMSWASYLLIHLVIFSWYVFTLSANCSLKSTEIHPGAKTFGGRWKYLTFLNLVLQTVFFGLVVLIDIIHLILPSKSLKCGVPFLLVKLRDTIFTILAFPIGTFVFLSFWSIYHYDREMVYPKFLDDIIPSWLNHALHTIILPLALLQMYIQPHRYGSKMRGILGLAFFSAVYLGWVLWVHHAAGIWVYPIMERLSPVGLVIFLGVACITLAPLYLLGEKLNHKIWRSTAGSAGPQKKKKK comes from the exons ATGGCTACGACTATGTCATGGGCATCATATCTCCTTATTCATTTAGTCATATTTTCATGGTATGTCTTTACGTTATCGGCGAATTGCTCATTGAAAAGCACAGAGATACATCCAGGAGCCAAGACATTTGGAGGCCGCTGGAAATATCTGACTTTCCTCAATCTG GTTTTGCAGACTGTGTTCTTCGGGCTCGTTGTTTTGATTGACATCATCCACCTGATATTGCCATCCAAAAGTTTGAAGTGTGGTGTACCGTTCCTCCTAGTGAAATTAAGAGACACCATTTTCACTATTTTGGCGTTTCCTATTGGGACA TTCGTGTTCTTGTCCTTCTGGTCGATATATCACTATGACAGAGAGATGGTCTATCCTAAATTTCTAGATGACATTATTCCTAGCTGGCTGAACCATGCTCTG CACACTATCATCCTGCCCCTGGCACTGCTGCAGATGTATATTCAGCCTCATCGATATGGCAGCAAGATGAGAGGCATCCTAGGTCTGGCCTTCTTTTCTGCGGTATATCTGGGATG GGTTCTGTGGGTGCACCATGCGGCTGGTATCTGGGTCTACCCCATCATGGAGCGCCTGAGTCCCGTGGGCCTGGTTATATTCCTGGGGGTGGCTTGCATCACCCTGGCCCCCCTCTACCTGCTGGGGGAGAAACTCAACCACAAAATCTGGAGGAGCACTGCAGGATCTGCAG gacctcagaagaaaaagaaaaagtaA